In Thermococcus thioreducens, a genomic segment contains:
- a CDS encoding glycosyltransferase family 2 protein, producing MRTLILIPAYNEELTVGSVVALARKYGDVLVVDDGSADRTSEIAQKAGAVVIRHSVNRGKGAALKTGFEYALSREYEIVVTLDADGQHNPDEIPLLMKPIIRGEADLVIGSRYLNGSKKEIPVYRRLGLWVLNKSTKVASNVDVDSQSGFRALNRRALERLDLNSDGYSIETDMIVKASERGIKLMEVPISVRYDVPNRHKKNPLTHGLGVLASIIGLIGYRRPLLLFGVLSLISFITAGILGYMALKPYYQGGNVYLTQAIGAGIFVIIGIQLFIAGLTLNVLARMVKGGQTNE from the coding sequence ATGCGGACGCTGATACTCATCCCGGCCTACAACGAGGAGCTGACGGTTGGTTCGGTCGTTGCCTTAGCCAGGAAGTACGGGGACGTTTTAGTCGTTGACGACGGCTCAGCCGATAGAACCTCAGAGATAGCCCAGAAAGCCGGGGCGGTCGTGATAAGGCATTCAGTCAACAGGGGCAAGGGTGCGGCACTCAAAACGGGCTTCGAGTACGCTTTGAGCCGTGAGTATGAGATTGTTGTTACGCTTGACGCAGATGGCCAGCACAATCCCGACGAGATACCCCTCCTCATGAAGCCCATAATCAGGGGCGAGGCGGATCTCGTGATAGGGTCGAGGTATTTGAACGGAAGCAAAAAGGAAATCCCCGTCTACAGACGGCTGGGGCTGTGGGTGCTGAACAAAAGCACCAAAGTGGCCTCGAACGTTGATGTCGATTCGCAGAGCGGCTTCAGGGCGCTGAACAGGAGGGCCCTTGAGAGGTTGGACTTAAACAGTGATGGCTACTCAATAGAGACGGACATGATAGTGAAGGCGAGCGAGAGGGGGATTAAACTCATGGAGGTGCCGATAAGCGTCCGCTACGATGTCCCAAACAGGCACAAGAAGAACCCCCTTACTCATGGTCTTGGCGTGCTGGCGAGCATTATCGGGCTTATAGGGTACAGGAGGCCTCTGCTGCTGTTTGGGGTTTTGAGTCTGATATCATTCATCACCGCAGGCATCCTCGGGTATATGGCGCTGAAGCCATATTATCAGGGGGGTAATGTTTATCTGACCCAGGCCATAGGCGCCGGCATCTTCGTGATCATCGGGATTCAGCTGTTCATTGCGGGGCTGACGCTGAACGTCTTAGCGAGGATGGTGAAAGGGGGGCAAACTAATGAATAA
- a CDS encoding glycosyltransferase family 2 protein, producing MNNPLVSVIITAFSENRVKDILDIIHALKSQTYKSLEIIIVVDRKESTYKKLIKIVGDKVSKVILHKEPPGLSGARNTGVLYSTGEIVAFLDDDAIPDLRWIEEIVNAFNNYKEEDIVAVGGPIYPLWLTKKPSWLPEELYWTIGCTYKGFKNEERFVERLFGSNMAFKKNIFDTIGKFNPNFGRVDNKQLVGEETELFFRIASRGYKVLYTPRAIVYHKIFPYRAKFTYVLQRGFNYGKSIVIAKRYHRTFNNQDIYMRRYLIKVSIPERLINILKFKNPRSGLEQLGVLIATGVVIIVGMVIGALTINSTRWKDNEHVK from the coding sequence ATGAATAACCCTCTAGTTTCTGTTATAATTACGGCATTTTCAGAAAACCGTGTCAAGGATATATTAGATATTATTCATGCTTTAAAGTCTCAAACCTACAAAAGCTTAGAAATTATTATTGTAGTAGATCGAAAAGAAAGTACGTATAAAAAACTAATTAAGATAGTTGGAGATAAAGTTTCTAAAGTTATTTTACATAAAGAACCTCCAGGACTATCTGGAGCCAGGAATACAGGTGTTTTATATTCAACAGGAGAGATAGTTGCTTTTTTGGATGATGATGCTATACCTGACCTACGTTGGATAGAAGAAATTGTTAATGCATTTAATAATTACAAAGAGGAGGATATAGTAGCTGTTGGAGGGCCTATATATCCATTATGGCTCACTAAAAAACCATCATGGCTTCCAGAAGAGCTGTACTGGACAATAGGTTGTACCTATAAAGGTTTTAAAAATGAAGAGAGGTTTGTTGAGAGATTATTTGGATCAAATATGGCATTCAAAAAGAACATTTTTGATACTATAGGGAAATTTAATCCAAATTTTGGAAGAGTAGATAATAAGCAATTGGTTGGGGAGGAAACTGAATTATTTTTTAGAATAGCCTCAAGGGGATATAAAGTCCTATATACACCAAGAGCTATTGTGTATCATAAAATTTTCCCATATAGAGCCAAATTTACATATGTTCTCCAGAGAGGATTTAATTACGGAAAATCGATAGTAATTGCAAAAAGGTATCACCGAACCTTCAATAATCAAGATATTTACATGAGAAGATACCTCATAAAAGTATCGATTCCCGAAAGATTAATCAACATTTTAAAATTTAAAAATCCAAGGTCTGGCTTGGAACAATTAGGAGTTTTAATAGCAACAGGTGTCGTAATAATCGTGGGCATGGTTATTGGAGCATTGACTATAAACAGCACAAGGTGGAAAGATAATGAACATGTCAAGTAA
- a CDS encoding alkaline phosphatase family protein gives MIGFDGADWKTIWNWANSGKLPNFKRLIDLGAFGPLESTIPPVTPPAWTSMVTGKNPGNHGIYSFARIIKTENGWKKLIYTSRNKKSKELWDYIDRTLVINVPFTYPPRRINGIMVTGMLTPSLDSEFTYPPEFRNELLEQIPDYIIELDWSKYVGKEKEFITHLYKMTKKRIELFWYLFDNKPWRLMFFVFIGPDRIQHILWGTREMEEYWKYLDGFLGEVLEKIDHETLLFIVSDHGFGKIEKTINLSLVLAKLGLIKERGSSISSVTKWLINFAKKTGLLIYFAKLYGLLPEFIKRKILESSRTQVELINPDVMYECEGAFAAVYLKRKDKRIISKLKQELYSLKDPYTNEKVIAKVYEKSEIYFGKCLDSAPDLIILPKEGYTLKNYGDLIDVAYFQNGDHRLYGIFFAYGSGIKRRYKIKNAKIYDIAPTILHIFGLPIPNDMDGRVLIEIFEEDSEFTRKKPKYVNSSYYEKKYEDEKLKKAIQKLKIKGKF, from the coding sequence GTGATAGGATTTGATGGAGCAGACTGGAAGACTATTTGGAATTGGGCAAACAGTGGGAAACTTCCAAATTTTAAGCGTCTAATAGATCTAGGAGCGTTTGGCCCTTTAGAAAGCACAATTCCTCCAGTAACACCTCCAGCATGGACCTCAATGGTAACAGGAAAAAATCCTGGAAATCATGGAATATACAGCTTTGCTAGAATAATAAAAACTGAAAATGGTTGGAAAAAATTAATATATACTTCAAGAAATAAAAAATCAAAAGAACTATGGGATTATATAGATAGAACTCTTGTTATTAATGTCCCATTTACATATCCTCCTCGAAGAATAAATGGAATCATGGTTACTGGCATGCTCACTCCTTCCTTAGATTCTGAGTTTACTTATCCACCAGAATTCAGAAATGAATTATTAGAACAAATTCCAGATTATATCATTGAGCTTGACTGGAGTAAATATGTGGGAAAAGAAAAAGAGTTTATTACCCACTTATATAAAATGACAAAAAAGAGAATTGAGTTATTTTGGTATCTTTTTGATAATAAGCCTTGGAGGTTAATGTTTTTTGTATTTATAGGTCCAGATAGAATTCAGCACATATTATGGGGAACAAGGGAGATGGAAGAGTACTGGAAATATTTGGATGGTTTTCTTGGTGAAGTTCTCGAGAAAATAGACCATGAAACACTACTATTTATAGTTTCTGACCATGGCTTTGGCAAAATAGAAAAGACTATAAACTTAAGTTTAGTTCTTGCTAAATTAGGACTAATCAAAGAAAGAGGTAGTAGCATCTCAAGTGTCACAAAGTGGCTAATTAACTTTGCAAAAAAAACGGGATTGCTTATATATTTTGCCAAGCTTTATGGCTTGTTACCAGAATTCATAAAGAGAAAAATATTAGAGAGTTCAAGAACTCAAGTTGAATTAATTAACCCAGACGTAATGTATGAGTGCGAAGGAGCATTTGCGGCAGTTTATCTCAAAAGAAAAGATAAAAGAATCATTAGCAAGCTTAAACAAGAACTATATTCACTAAAAGATCCATATACTAATGAGAAAGTGATAGCTAAGGTTTATGAAAAAAGTGAAATATACTTTGGGAAATGCTTAGATAGTGCTCCAGATTTAATAATACTGCCCAAGGAGGGCTACACATTAAAAAATTACGGAGATCTTATAGACGTTGCATATTTCCAAAATGGAGATCACAGGCTGTATGGAATATTCTTTGCTTATGGTTCTGGAATTAAAAGAAGATACAAAATAAAAAATGCAAAAATTTATGATATCGCCCCAACAATTCTCCATATCTTTGGCTTGCCAATTCCAAACGATATGGATGGTAGAGTTTTAATAGAAATTTTTGAAGAAGATAGCGAATTCACCAGAAAAAAGCCAAAATACGTTAATTCAAGTTACTATGAGAAAAAATACGAAGATGAAAAACTAAAAAAAGCAATTCAAAAACTAAAAATAAAAGGCAAATTCTAA
- a CDS encoding flippase, with protein sequence MDETSQALQKIARGTGIVSFGTVFWLFFEFLSRTIIARHYSTSEYGVFNLSLTVLSIALVIATLGFQNSLPREVAFYREREPSRVSDLISTASIIVALNSIIWTIILILGAEDIAQIFNEMRLAYALKIIAFALPFLALIGVTISISQGFGRVREKVYFQNIIYPTLFLVLVLVGTFLNFPFTFVFFVYVVAQAFTLLALIFDVWRVRLFGFRISLNLKIGSGLVVFSLPLLFMGILIFVMNWTDTLMLGYYSSSEAVGLYNAASPLAKLIQIFLISAGFIYVPIASQLYAQGRIEEIGRVYQLLTKWIFVLTLPLFSIVFLFPRTTINFFFGTKYAEASSALRILALGFMCHTLMGPNGWSLIIIGETVFNMVGDLFAAITNIVLNVILIPLYGIEGAAMSTAVSYFVANVFRSFWLYKRTKIHPFSWNYAKLLVISFVLLGIIQTIHLRVSNIWYEILILVIFLLVYLFLSLLSRSVDKEDVELFLAIEKKLRIELKIIKRTLRKFV encoded by the coding sequence ATGGATGAGACAAGCCAGGCTTTGCAGAAAATCGCAAGGGGGACGGGGATTGTGTCTTTTGGAACTGTATTTTGGTTGTTTTTTGAATTTTTAAGCAGAACAATCATAGCGAGGCATTATTCAACTTCAGAATATGGTGTTTTTAATCTATCCCTGACTGTTTTGAGTATTGCTCTTGTAATAGCTACCCTAGGCTTTCAAAATTCCCTTCCTAGGGAAGTTGCATTTTATAGAGAGAGGGAACCTTCGAGAGTTAGTGACTTGATTTCGACAGCTTCGATAATTGTAGCACTGAATAGTATAATTTGGACGATAATTTTAATCCTTGGGGCAGAGGATATTGCTCAAATTTTTAATGAAATGAGGTTAGCTTACGCTTTGAAAATAATAGCTTTTGCGTTGCCGTTTTTGGCTTTAATTGGAGTGACAATTTCAATCTCCCAAGGCTTTGGTAGGGTTAGAGAAAAGGTTTATTTTCAAAATATTATTTATCCCACACTGTTTTTGGTTCTTGTTTTGGTTGGAACTTTCTTGAACTTTCCATTTACTTTCGTGTTCTTTGTTTACGTTGTCGCTCAAGCTTTTACGCTTTTAGCGTTAATTTTTGATGTGTGGAGAGTTAGGCTTTTTGGGTTTAGGATTTCACTGAATTTAAAGATTGGGAGCGGGCTCGTAGTTTTTTCTCTTCCTTTGCTGTTTATGGGAATTTTGATTTTTGTCATGAATTGGACTGATACGCTAATGCTCGGTTATTATAGCTCATCGGAGGCCGTAGGGCTTTACAATGCTGCCTCACCATTGGCTAAGCTGATTCAAATATTTTTAATATCTGCTGGATTTATTTATGTCCCCATAGCGTCTCAGCTTTACGCTCAGGGAAGAATTGAGGAGATTGGTAGGGTTTATCAACTCCTTACAAAATGGATTTTTGTTCTCACTCTGCCGCTTTTCAGCATAGTGTTCCTTTTTCCAAGGACTACTATAAACTTCTTCTTTGGAACGAAATATGCTGAGGCAAGTTCTGCTTTAAGAATTTTAGCTTTAGGTTTCATGTGCCATACCCTCATGGGACCAAATGGTTGGAGTTTAATCATAATTGGTGAGACAGTATTTAATATGGTTGGAGATTTATTTGCTGCTATAACTAATATAGTCTTGAATGTTATTTTAATTCCTCTCTATGGGATTGAGGGTGCTGCTATGTCAACTGCTGTTTCATATTTTGTCGCTAACGTATTTAGATCGTTTTGGCTCTACAAGAGGACAAAAATCCACCCGTTTAGCTGGAATTATGCAAAGCTGTTAGTTATTAGTTTTGTTTTACTTGGAATTATCCAAACCATCCATTTGAGAGTCTCAAATATATGGTATGAAATTTTAATTTTAGTCATTTTCCTGCTAGTTTACTTATTTTTGAGTTTATTAAGTAGAAGTGTAGATAAAGAGGATGTTGAATTATTTTTGGCAATAGAAAAAAAGTTGAGGATTGAGTTAAAAATAATAAAAAGAACTTTAAGAAAGTTTGTTTAG
- a CDS encoding oligosaccharide flippase family protein, with protein sequence MSDATQALHKIARGTGIIFAGTVISMFFGFLSRAIIAREFSKAEYGVFNLALTVLSIGLVIATLGFQNALPREVAFYREKMPEKVDRLISTAIAITAVSAVTTALLIFFLAGDISLIFREERLVSALRVIVLALPFSALTAVIIFWCRGTLGMQLDKERHFFIL encoded by the coding sequence ATGAGCGATGCGACTCAGGCCCTACACAAAATCGCAAGGGGCACAGGGATAATATTTGCGGGGACGGTTATTTCAATGTTCTTCGGGTTTTTGAGCAGGGCGATAATAGCGAGGGAGTTCTCGAAGGCCGAGTATGGAGTGTTTAATTTGGCCTTGACCGTTCTGAGCATAGGGCTCGTTATAGCCACGCTCGGCTTTCAAAATGCTCTGCCCAGGGAGGTCGCGTTCTACAGGGAGAAGATGCCGGAAAAGGTTGACAGGTTGATTTCAACGGCCATCGCCATAACAGCGGTGAGTGCGGTGACAACGGCCCTCCTGATATTCTTCCTGGCCGGGGACATATCTTTGATCTTCCGCGAGGAGCGCCTGGTCAGCGCGCTCAGGGTCATAGTCCTAGCCCTCCCCTTCTCGGCTCTGACCGCAGTCATCATCTTTTGGTGTCGAGGGACTTTAGGAATGCAGTTGGACAAAGAGCGGCATTTTTTTATACTCTAA
- a CDS encoding AlbA family DNA-binding domain-containing protein: MDVKDLIKNGESETIEFKRELNDSVYKTLSAFANTDGGILLLGVGDDGNIYGFSGNLDSLARSIRHNLGINPSIKVEEIDGKKVVIIEVSQSPVPVSFRGRYYRRVGAQTVEMGWEDLQRFFLQKSGATWDSLPSSATLKDLDEETIRKFVHMARNRLPYINENEDVESILDKLGLLEDGEITNAALLLFGKEPQRYYIQAKVRIGRFKDPVTIIDDKEIGGNLFTQVEEVMKVIMGHIGVRYEFEGELRRKEIWDYPLDALREAIINALIHRDYTDPSNVQIKIFDDFIWIWNPGKLPEGISLEDLKKEMHPSRLRNPKIAQVFYYAGLIERWGTGTFKIVRLCRESGLPEPEFKEEAGGFVIILRKDIYTEEYLRKLGLNERQIKAVLYVKEKGKIGNKEYQELFGVSKPTASRELDNLVKKGILKRIGVTGRGTYYVIKESKVS, translated from the coding sequence ATGGATGTTAAAGACCTGATTAAGAATGGAGAGAGTGAAACTATTGAGTTTAAGCGGGAGCTGAATGATTCCGTGTATAAGACGCTGTCGGCATTTGCCAACACCGACGGTGGGATTCTGCTCCTCGGTGTTGGCGATGATGGAAACATTTATGGCTTTTCTGGGAACTTGGACAGCTTAGCCAGGTCAATAAGACACAACCTCGGGATAAACCCGTCCATAAAGGTTGAGGAGATTGATGGGAAGAAAGTCGTCATTATTGAAGTTTCTCAATCCCCTGTTCCAGTTTCTTTCAGGGGGAGATACTACAGGAGGGTCGGTGCCCAGACCGTTGAGATGGGCTGGGAGGATTTGCAGAGGTTCTTCCTTCAGAAATCTGGGGCCACATGGGATTCTCTGCCATCTTCTGCAACGTTAAAAGATCTGGATGAGGAAACTATCAGAAAGTTTGTCCATATGGCCAGGAACAGGCTGCCGTACATCAATGAAAACGAGGACGTTGAGTCAATCCTCGATAAGCTGGGACTTCTGGAAGATGGAGAGATAACCAACGCTGCTCTTCTGCTCTTTGGGAAAGAGCCACAGAGGTATTATATCCAGGCCAAGGTGAGAATAGGACGCTTTAAAGATCCAGTAACAATTATAGATGACAAGGAGATTGGGGGGAATCTCTTTACCCAGGTTGAAGAAGTCATGAAAGTGATAATGGGCCACATTGGAGTTAGGTATGAGTTTGAGGGAGAACTTAGGAGAAAGGAAATCTGGGATTATCCTTTGGATGCCCTTAGAGAGGCCATAATAAACGCCCTGATTCACAGGGACTACACCGACCCGAGCAACGTGCAGATTAAAATCTTTGATGACTTCATCTGGATATGGAACCCCGGGAAGCTACCAGAGGGGATTAGCCTTGAAGACCTGAAAAAGGAAATGCACCCTTCCAGGCTTAGGAATCCTAAAATTGCCCAGGTTTTCTACTATGCCGGACTGATCGAGAGGTGGGGAACAGGAACGTTTAAGATAGTGCGTCTTTGCAGAGAGAGCGGTTTGCCCGAGCCTGAGTTTAAGGAAGAGGCGGGAGGCTTCGTTATTATTTTGAGGAAAGATATTTATACAGAGGAGTACCTGAGGAAGCTCGGTTTAAATGAGAGGCAGATTAAAGCCGTGCTCTATGTGAAGGAGAAAGGGAAGATTGGGAATAAGGAGTATCAGGAGCTGTTTGGAGTTTCAAAGCCAACAGCTTCCCGAGAATTGGATAACCTTGTTAAGAAAGGAATTTTAAAGAGAATTGGGGTTACAGGGAGAGGTACCTATTATGTGATAAAGGAATCAAAGGTATCATAA
- a CDS encoding helix-turn-helix domain-containing protein — protein sequence MEKVKPPTSREKVYSLLFDHSPISIPEISRVTGMNYKYVFQVVRTLRRENYITKTPSGKLVVLDRKGLIFRWAKDKEIILNSLSPVTMKLIPDYDLRDLVLFSGNSALWLLGKVISPAGGILYTSEKTFEGLLELKDPEGYPFKVYIYDDFYFKIRKELNGYYIPSWGMILADMLVQGTYTRFFDDVFETIVSTIKGEKDEKAQTFR from the coding sequence GTGGAGAAAGTGAAGCCCCCTACTTCCAGGGAAAAAGTTTACAGCCTGCTTTTTGACCACAGCCCAATCTCGATCCCCGAAATCTCCAGAGTCACCGGGATGAACTATAAGTATGTTTTCCAGGTTGTCAGAACTCTACGGAGGGAAAATTATATAACAAAAACGCCAAGCGGGAAGCTGGTGGTTCTGGACAGAAAAGGGCTGATATTCAGATGGGCAAAAGACAAGGAGATAATACTAAATTCTCTAAGCCCCGTAACCATGAAGCTTATCCCTGATTACGACCTGAGGGATCTTGTTCTCTTCTCCGGAAACTCCGCCCTCTGGCTGCTCGGCAAGGTAATCAGCCCGGCAGGGGGAATTCTCTACACCAGTGAAAAAACCTTTGAGGGACTCCTTGAGCTCAAAGATCCTGAAGGCTATCCCTTCAAGGTTTACATTTACGATGACTTCTACTTCAAAATCCGGAAGGAACTCAACGGGTATTACATTCCAAGCTGGGGAATGATTTTAGCAGATATGCTCGTTCAGGGGACGTATACGAGGTTCTTTGACGATGTTTTTGAGACCATCGTTTCCACGATTAAAGGTGAGAAGGATGAAAAGGCCCAAACTTTCCGATGA
- a CDS encoding sulfite exporter TauE/SafE family protein, whose protein sequence is MQATFAVLGFLVGFLVGLTGVGGGALMTPSLIFLGVEPLTAVGTDLLYATVTRIFGVFFHGRRGRIRYDIALRLFAGSIPAVVLGGIILRGIDRGVLNEYLTPLLGGILVLSAVLGLLKGEFDLPVRPRWAYVYLLGFIVGLTVQFTSVGAGVIVSFTLMNVAKLDPKDVVGVTIVYGLALSAFSFLNYAGIGGVDYGLAGTLILGTVPGVYLGTHVNRTADREKLKRAMNVIILLIGLFTLLGR, encoded by the coding sequence TTGCAAGCCACCTTTGCTGTGCTGGGCTTCCTCGTCGGCTTTCTCGTGGGCCTCACGGGTGTCGGCGGCGGGGCGCTGATGACCCCTTCCCTAATCTTTCTCGGTGTTGAACCCCTAACCGCGGTCGGAACCGACCTGCTATACGCCACTGTCACCAGAATATTCGGAGTCTTTTTCCACGGGAGGAGGGGCAGGATAAGGTACGACATAGCGCTGAGGCTATTTGCCGGCAGCATTCCTGCGGTAGTCCTTGGCGGAATAATCCTGAGGGGGATTGACAGGGGAGTCCTGAACGAGTACCTTACACCTCTCCTCGGGGGCATACTGGTTCTCAGCGCGGTTCTGGGCCTCCTCAAGGGTGAATTCGACCTCCCGGTGAGGCCGAGGTGGGCCTACGTTTATCTGCTCGGCTTCATCGTTGGCCTGACCGTCCAGTTCACCTCGGTAGGGGCGGGGGTTATAGTGAGCTTCACGCTGATGAACGTGGCCAAACTAGACCCGAAGGACGTGGTGGGGGTTACGATAGTCTACGGGCTGGCGCTTTCGGCCTTCAGCTTCCTGAACTATGCGGGCATCGGTGGGGTTGATTACGGCCTTGCAGGGACCCTTATCCTGGGGACGGTTCCGGGAGTTTACCTCGGCACCCATGTGAACCGTACAGCGGATAGGGAGAAGCTTAAAAGGGCCATGAACGTGATAATACTGCTGATTGGACTGTTCACGCTGCTCGGCAGGTGA
- the cysC gene encoding adenylyl-sulfate kinase produces the protein MDELKNLEKGFTIWLTGPSGAGKTTLAVKLARKLREMGYRVEILDGDTIRKTLYPELGFSKEAREMHNRVVIHMAKLLSRNGVIAIVSLISPYRAVREYARKEIGDFIEVYVYAPLEVRIQRDPKGLYAKALRGEIKGLTGYDGIYEEPENPEVRVDSSKMTPEEEVEAVIEKARELGYLP, from the coding sequence ATGGACGAGCTGAAGAACCTTGAAAAAGGATTCACCATCTGGCTCACGGGGCCGAGCGGCGCCGGAAAGACGACTTTAGCGGTAAAGCTCGCGAGGAAGCTCAGGGAGATGGGCTACCGCGTTGAGATACTCGACGGGGACACGATAAGGAAGACGCTGTACCCGGAGCTGGGGTTCAGCAAGGAAGCGAGGGAGATGCACAACCGCGTTGTCATCCACATGGCCAAGCTCCTCAGCAGGAACGGGGTAATAGCGATAGTCTCGCTGATTTCGCCCTACAGGGCGGTCAGGGAGTACGCAAGGAAGGAGATTGGGGACTTCATCGAGGTCTACGTCTACGCCCCGCTTGAGGTGAGAATCCAGCGCGACCCCAAGGGGCTTTACGCCAAAGCCCTTAGGGGAGAGATAAAGGGCCTGACCGGCTACGATGGAATTTATGAGGAGCCTGAGAACCCCGAGGTTAGGGTGGACAGCTCGAAGATGACGCCGGAGGAAGAGGTCGAGGCGGTAATAGAGAAGGCCAGGGAGCTCGGCTACCTGCCCTGA
- a CDS encoding DUF2283 domain-containing protein, with amino-acid sequence MRISYDPKHDVMYIKFSDAKIVETVEVEEGVLIDYGENGEIVGIEIINASLRTHSHPLNEITVRIEEATVH; translated from the coding sequence ATGAGAATATCATACGACCCAAAACACGATGTCATGTACATAAAGTTCTCGGATGCAAAGATCGTTGAGACGGTGGAAGTTGAGGAGGGGGTGCTGATAGACTACGGCGAGAACGGGGAGATAGTGGGCATAGAGATAATCAACGCCTCCCTGAGAACCCACTCGCACCCGTTGAACGAGATAACCGTGAGGATCGAAGAGGCCACTGTCCACTGA
- a CDS encoding DUF4258 domain-containing protein: protein MEIRFIPHALERIEERGLSKELVDEAISNPDSVSGGYFGRKVAQKRLNGKLIRVIYEETSDGVIVVITAYITSKVRKYEGGEKR from the coding sequence ATGGAAATCAGGTTCATCCCCCATGCGCTGGAGAGGATCGAGGAGAGAGGACTATCCAAAGAACTCGTGGATGAGGCCATTTCGAATCCGGACAGTGTTTCGGGAGGATACTTCGGGAGGAAGGTCGCCCAGAAACGCCTGAACGGCAAGCTGATAAGGGTCATCTACGAGGAGACGTCTGATGGGGTGATTGTGGTCATCACGGCATACATAACCTCCAAAGTCAGAAAATATGAAGGGGGTGAGAAGCGATGA
- a CDS encoding alkaline phosphatase family protein yields MEFERKVKEGMERTKKVLVIGLDSAPPELLFNRFIDDMPNVKKLLEKSVYGPMQTGIPAITIPMWMVMVTGKTPGELGLYGFRHRSGYSYTDYWIAHSKKVREKTLWDYLGERGKKSIIVGVPPTYPPKPINGHLVSCFITPDASVDYTYPKELKGEIERLVGEYIFDVPFRKEAKDEVKEGIWEMTEKRFEVIRYLIQEKEWDYFHFVEIGLDRLHHAFWRYFDENHHLYPGKGNKYENVIPDYYRLLDREIGETLKLIDLDETAVFIVSDHGIKAMHGNFAVNQWLAEEGLLKVKNPEVLHDGKVKRFESLEVDWKQTTAWGWGGYYSRVFLNVLGREKAGKIPLSRFEKVRDEVAEQIKSIRGPNGERWDTKVFYPEDIYPIAKGSKPDIMVYFDNLNWRAAGTVGHPSNYLPENDTGPDDANHSEFGVFSMYLPGFDESKATQLTIYDFAPTMLRLFGIEGPLAEMHGKSIL; encoded by the coding sequence ATGGAGTTTGAAAGGAAAGTTAAGGAGGGAATGGAGCGGACGAAGAAGGTCCTCGTCATAGGGCTGGATTCAGCCCCGCCGGAGCTGCTGTTCAACCGCTTCATAGACGACATGCCCAACGTGAAGAAGCTCCTCGAAAAGTCGGTTTACGGCCCGATGCAGACCGGCATTCCGGCGATAACCATCCCCATGTGGATGGTGATGGTCACCGGCAAGACGCCGGGCGAGCTCGGCCTCTACGGCTTCAGGCACAGGAGCGGCTATTCCTACACCGACTACTGGATAGCCCACAGCAAAAAGGTGAGAGAAAAGACGCTCTGGGACTACCTCGGCGAGCGCGGAAAGAAGTCGATAATAGTGGGCGTTCCTCCGACCTACCCGCCGAAGCCGATCAACGGCCACCTCGTGAGCTGCTTCATAACGCCAGATGCAAGCGTGGACTACACCTATCCAAAAGAGCTGAAGGGCGAGATCGAGAGGCTCGTTGGGGAGTACATCTTCGACGTCCCCTTCAGGAAGGAGGCAAAGGACGAGGTCAAGGAAGGCATCTGGGAGATGACGGAGAAGAGGTTCGAGGTAATACGCTACCTCATCCAGGAGAAGGAGTGGGACTACTTCCACTTCGTTGAGATTGGCCTTGACAGGCTCCACCACGCCTTCTGGCGCTACTTTGATGAAAACCACCACCTCTACCCTGGCAAGGGGAACAAGTACGAGAACGTCATTCCAGACTACTACAGGCTGCTGGACAGGGAGATAGGCGAGACGCTCAAGCTCATAGACCTCGACGAGACCGCTGTCTTCATCGTCTCCGACCACGGGATAAAGGCCATGCACGGCAACTTCGCGGTCAACCAGTGGTTAGCTGAGGAGGGCCTGCTGAAGGTGAAGAACCCCGAGGTTCTCCACGACGGAAAGGTCAAGCGCTTCGAGAGCCTTGAGGTCGACTGGAAACAAACAACGGCCTGGGGCTGGGGCGGCTACTACTCGCGCGTTTTCCTCAACGTCCTTGGAAGGGAGAAAGCCGGAAAGATACCGCTCTCCAGGTTCGAGAAGGTAAGGGACGAGGTTGCCGAGCAGATAAAGTCAATACGCGGCCCGAACGGCGAGAGGTGGGACACGAAGGTGTTCTACCCCGAGGACATCTATCCGATAGCGAAGGGAAGCAAGCCGGACATAATGGTCTACTTCGACAACCTCAACTGGCGCGCGGCAGGAACCGTCGGTCACCCGAGCAACTATCTCCCAGAGAACGACACCGGGCCGGACGATGCCAACCACTCCGAGTTCGGAGTGTTCTCGATGTACCTGCCCGGCTTTGACGAGAGTAAAGCAACGCAGCTGACCATCTACGACTTTGCCCCAACCATGCTCAGGCTCTTCGGGATAGAGGGGCCGCTGGCGGAAATGCATGGGAAGAGCATCCTTTAG